In Morococcus cerebrosus, a single genomic region encodes these proteins:
- a CDS encoding L-lactate permease, with the protein MALFLSIFPIILLIWLMVKKNSMPSYIALPITAALIYAIKLFYFNDDAMLLNATAASGLVSTLTPITVIFGAIMFNRMMETTGCIDIIRKWLATISPNPVAQLMIIGWSFAFMIEGASGFGTPAAIAAPILMSLGFNPLKVAIFTLVMNSVPVSFGAVGTPTWFGFAPLNLSAENILAIGRQTGVMHFFAGFIIPVIGLSFIVPWSEIRKNLGFIGIAVFSCTIPYVALAMVNEEFPSLVAGAIGLMVSVFAANHGWGLSKDHPKDPNAEKVPFAQVAKALAPLGMLIGMLVVTRIKQLGIKGLLTSKEEWFSFQLPFDLSKITVSDSLTITFGNIFGQGVSASYQTLYVPAWIPFVFTVWICILLYKTKFKDAWAFYAATFNQTKKPLLALMGALIMVQLMMVGGDDSMVKIIGKEFAAMAGEHWVYFSPYLGAIGAFFSGSNTVSNLTFGPIQQQIALDTGLSVTLILALQSVGGAMGNMVCINNIIAVCTVLDVKNAEGAIIKKTVIPMAIYGVIAVAIAIIFFPLR; encoded by the coding sequence ATGGCACTATTCCTCAGCATTTTTCCCATCATCCTGCTGATTTGGCTGATGGTTAAGAAAAACAGCATGCCTTCCTACATCGCACTGCCGATTACCGCCGCGCTGATTTACGCCATCAAGCTGTTTTATTTCAACGACGACGCTATGCTGCTCAACGCAACTGCAGCGTCCGGCCTGGTTTCCACATTGACGCCGATTACCGTGATTTTCGGTGCGATCATGTTCAACCGTATGATGGAAACCACCGGCTGTATCGATATTATCCGCAAATGGCTGGCGACCATCAGCCCGAATCCTGTGGCGCAGCTGATGATTATCGGCTGGTCGTTCGCCTTTATGATTGAGGGTGCATCCGGCTTCGGTACGCCTGCTGCGATTGCCGCCCCGATTCTGATGAGCCTGGGTTTCAACCCGTTGAAAGTGGCAATTTTTACGCTGGTTATGAACTCCGTGCCGGTATCTTTCGGCGCAGTGGGTACGCCGACTTGGTTCGGTTTCGCACCATTAAACCTGAGTGCCGAAAACATCCTTGCCATCGGCAGACAAACCGGCGTGATGCACTTCTTCGCAGGTTTCATCATCCCCGTCATCGGCTTGAGCTTCATCGTGCCTTGGTCTGAAATCCGTAAAAACTTAGGCTTCATCGGCATCGCCGTTTTCTCTTGTACCATTCCTTATGTTGCATTGGCGATGGTCAACGAAGAATTCCCATCACTCGTTGCCGGCGCAATCGGCCTGATGGTGTCTGTATTCGCCGCCAACCACGGCTGGGGCTTGAGCAAAGACCATCCGAAAGACCCGAATGCCGAAAAAGTACCTTTTGCCCAAGTCGCCAAAGCACTTGCCCCCCTGGGTATGCTTATCGGCATGCTGGTCGTTACCCGTATCAAACAGCTCGGCATCAAAGGCCTGCTGACCAGCAAAGAAGAATGGTTCAGCTTCCAACTGCCGTTTGATTTGAGCAAAATCACCGTCAGCGACTCTTTGACCATTACCTTCGGCAACATTTTCGGACAAGGCGTCAGCGCGTCTTACCAAACCCTCTACGTTCCTGCATGGATTCCGTTTGTCTTTACCGTTTGGATTTGTATCCTGCTTTATAAAACCAAATTCAAAGACGCCTGGGCTTTCTACGCTGCAACGTTCAACCAAACCAAAAAACCGCTGCTTGCCTTGATGGGCGCGCTGATTATGGTTCAACTGATGATGGTTGGCGGCGACGACTCCATGGTGAAAATCATCGGTAAAGAGTTTGCCGCGATGGCAGGCGAACACTGGGTTTACTTCTCTCCTTACCTTGGCGCTATCGGTGCATTCTTCTCCGGTTCGAACACCGTATCCAACCTGACATTTGGTCCAATTCAGCAACAAATCGCCCTTGATACCGGCCTGTCCGTGACCCTCATCCTCGCCCTGCAATCCGTCGGCGGCGCAATGGGCAACATGGTCTGCATCAACAACATCATCGCCGTATGTACCGTACTGGACGTGAAAAACGCCGAAGGTGCGATTATCAAGAAAACCGTCATCCCCATGGCGATTTACGGTGTGATTGCTGTCGCCATAGCAATTATTTTCTTTCCTCTAAGGTAA
- the guaA gene encoding glutamine-hydrolyzing GMP synthase — protein MTQDKILILDFGSQVTQLIARRVREAHVYCELHSFDMPLDEIKAFNPKGIILSGGPNSVYESDYQADTGIFDLGIPVLGICYGMQFMAHHLGGEVQPGNQREFGYAQVKTIDSELTRDIYDDAPNTLDVWMSHGDKVSKLPNGFAVIGDTPSCPIAMMENVEKQFYGIQFHPEVTHTKQGRALLNRFVLDICGAQPSWTMPNYIEEAVAKIREQVGSDEVILGLSGGVDSSVAAALIHRAIGDQLTCVFVDHGLLRLNEGKMVMDMFARNLGVKVIHVDAEEQFMEKLAGVTDPEKKRKIIGAEFIEVFDAEEKKLTNAKWLAQGTIYPDVIESAGAKTKKAHAIKSHHNVGGLPENMKLKLLEPLRDLFKDEVRELGVALGLPREMVYRHPFPGPGLGVRILGEVKKEYADLLRQADDIFIQELRNTTDENGTSWYDLTSQAFAVFLPVKSVGVMGDGRTYDYVVALRAVITSDFMTAHWAELPYSLLGRVSNRIINEVKGINRVVYDVSGKPPATIEWE, from the coding sequence ATGACCCAAGACAAAATCCTCATCCTCGACTTCGGTTCGCAAGTTACCCAGCTTATCGCCCGCCGCGTGCGCGAAGCTCATGTCTACTGCGAGCTGCATTCTTTCGATATGCCTTTGGACGAAATCAAAGCCTTCAATCCGAAAGGCATCATCCTCTCCGGCGGCCCTAATTCCGTTTACGAATCCGATTATCAAGCCGATACCGGCATCTTCGATTTGGGCATTCCGGTTTTGGGCATCTGCTACGGAATGCAGTTTATGGCGCACCACTTGGGAGGCGAAGTACAGCCCGGCAACCAGCGCGAATTCGGTTACGCGCAAGTCAAAACCATCGATAGCGAACTGACACGCGATATTTACGACGACGCGCCGAATACGCTGGACGTATGGATGAGCCACGGCGACAAAGTGTCCAAACTGCCCAACGGCTTTGCCGTTATCGGCGATACTCCGTCATGCCCGATTGCCATGATGGAAAACGTTGAAAAACAATTCTACGGCATCCAATTCCACCCGGAAGTGACCCACACCAAACAAGGCCGCGCCCTGTTGAACCGCTTTGTCTTGGACATCTGCGGTGCGCAACCCAGCTGGACGATGCCGAACTACATCGAAGAAGCCGTTGCCAAAATCCGTGAACAAGTCGGCAGCGACGAAGTGATTTTAGGTCTTTCTGGTGGCGTGGACTCTTCCGTAGCCGCCGCGCTGATTCACCGCGCCATCGGCGACCAACTGACTTGCGTGTTCGTCGATCACGGTCTTTTGCGCCTGAACGAAGGCAAAATGGTGATGGATATGTTCGCCCGCAACTTGGGTGTGAAAGTGATTCACGTCGATGCCGAAGAGCAATTCATGGAGAAACTCGCAGGCGTTACCGATCCCGAGAAAAAACGCAAAATTATCGGTGCGGAATTTATCGAAGTATTTGATGCCGAAGAGAAAAAACTCACTAACGCCAAATGGCTGGCGCAAGGCACGATTTACCCCGACGTCATCGAATCCGCAGGTGCGAAAACCAAAAAAGCCCACGCCATCAAATCGCATCATAACGTCGGCGGTCTGCCTGAAAACATGAAGCTCAAGCTGCTTGAGCCGTTGCGCGACTTGTTCAAAGACGAAGTGCGCGAACTGGGCGTTGCTTTGGGCTTGCCGCGCGAAATGGTGTACCGCCATCCGTTCCCCGGTCCCGGTTTGGGCGTGCGTATCTTGGGCGAAGTGAAAAAAGAATACGCCGATTTGCTGCGTCAGGCGGACGACATTTTCATCCAAGAATTGCGCAATACCACCGACGAAAACGGCACATCTTGGTACGATTTGACCAGCCAAGCCTTCGCCGTGTTCCTGCCCGTAAAATCCGTCGGCGTAATGGGCGACGGACGCACTTACGATTACGTCGTCGCGCTGCGCGCAGTCATCACCAGCGACTTCATGACCGCACACTGGGCAGAACTGCCGTACTCGCTGCTCGGCCGCGTGTCCAACCGCATCATCAACGAAGTCAAAGGCATCAACCGCGTAGTTTACGACGTAAGCGGCAAACCGCCTGCTACGATTGAGTGGGAATAA
- the smpB gene encoding SsrA-binding protein SmpB yields the protein MSIANNKKAFHDFFIEDQLEAGLVLEGWEVKAIRAGRVQLKESYIYWKKDAFYLVGCHITALPTASTHVKPDPVRPRKLLLKQSEINKLIGKTERAGYTIVPLNLHFTRGKIKMEIGLAKGKKQHDKRQSLKEADWKREKQRLMKNVR from the coding sequence ATGAGTATTGCCAATAATAAAAAAGCCTTTCACGACTTCTTTATCGAAGATCAGCTTGAAGCCGGCCTGGTATTGGAAGGTTGGGAAGTCAAAGCCATCCGCGCCGGGCGGGTGCAGTTGAAAGAAAGCTATATCTACTGGAAAAAAGACGCTTTTTATCTGGTCGGCTGCCATATTACCGCGCTGCCGACTGCCTCGACGCATGTCAAACCCGACCCCGTCCGTCCGCGCAAGCTTTTGCTCAAGCAATCCGAAATCAACAAGCTCATCGGTAAAACCGAGCGTGCGGGTTACACCATCGTCCCGTTGAACCTGCACTTCACACGAGGCAAAATCAAAATGGAAATCGGTTTGGCGAAGGGTAAAAAACAACACGACAAACGCCAAAGCCTGAAAGAAGCGGACTGGAAACGCGAAAAACAACGTTTGATGAAAAATGTGCGCTGA